The segment CGTCCGCGACCGCCTCCGCGGTCGGTGCGTCGCCGTCCAGAACCTCGTCGAGTTCGTCGTGCACGCGCGACTGCGCGTCCCGGTCGTTCGCGAGCAACCAGAGCGCCCACGTCAATAACAACGCGGTCGTCTCGTGACCAGCGAACACGAACGTGACGAGGTGGTCCTGGAGGACCTCGCGGTCCATCGTCGACCCGTCCGCGTACTCCGCGTCGACGAGCATCGAGAGCAAGTCGTCGCCGGTATCGTCGCTCGCTCGCCGCTCGTCGGCGAGGTCGTCCATCACGTCCCGCAAATCGCGCATCGTCCGCAGGAACCGGCGGTTCGTCGGCGTCGGCACCCACGGCGGCAGGAACGAACTCGGGTTCGTCGGCTGCAAGCGCTCCAGGATCACCTCGGCGGCGTCCCTGATCACCGCGCCGTCGCCCGAGAGGTCGGTGCCGAACATCGTTCGAGCGATGATGCGCAGGGTGAGGTCCTTCAGGTCGGTGTCGACGCGCACGACGTCGGCCTCGGCCCACGCGTCGGTCGTCCGCTCGGTTTCGTCCACCATCGCGTCCGCGTACGTCTCGATCCGCTCCCGGTAGAACGCGGGCTGGACGAGCGCGCGGTCCCGCGTCCACTGCTCGCCCTCGCTCGCCACGAGGCCGTTCGGCGCGAGGCCGTCGAACGCGCGCGACAGGACCTTCCCCTTCCGGTAGTCCGCATCCTCCTCGACGAGCACCTGCTGGACGTACTCCGGATGGGTCACCATCACCGCGTCCGTTCGGTTCACCGAGTACGCGACCACGTCCGCGTCGTACCCGTACCCGACCTCCTCGTAGAACTCGTTCGTGTGCCGCATCAACTGCACGACTTTCCCCACGACGGGGAGTTCGTCTACGTACGGTGGCTTCGCGCGCTCGCCACGAGTCGCTGCTGCGTCCAGCGGTCGTCGACGCTCCCCCGTGGACGTATCAGCCGTATCGTCCCCTACCGCTGCGTTGCCGTCGGCTGTCCCATCGCCGTCGGTCACCCCATCGCCGTCGCTCGCCTCGCCACCCGGCCTGGAACGAGATCTCATACCCGACGGTTCGACGGGCTCCCGCAAGGAGATTCCGTCGAAGTGACTAGATAGTTCATAAGTAGCGTGTCGACAGGGCGGCCCGTGAGTCGTCCTACGCGTTCGAGAGCGCCTCGAAGTCCGACGGGCGGACGTGGTCGTCGAGTCGCGTCACGACCTCGTCCGCGAGCACGCGGAGGTTCCGGGTGTCGTCGCGGTTGTACTCGACGAGCGTCTCCAGCGCGCGCTCGTCGCCGTCCTGGTACTGGTGCCAGAGCCGGACGGCGTCGCGCCCCGATATGTCCGGCTGGTCGCGCTCGAGTCCGATCTCGCGCTCGATGCGCTTCAGGCCGCCCGTGAGGTCGACGCGCTTGCACGGGTACATGAGGTCGAGGTGGGGGACGTCCGGCGTCACGCCGAGTTCCGCCTCGAGGAACGGGACGTCGAAGCGCGCGCCGTTGAACGACGCCACCATCGACGCCGCGTCGAACTGCTCGCGCACGCGCTCGGCGGTCAGGTCCTGCCCGCGGACGAGCGTCTCCGTCTCTCCGTCCATGTGGAAGCTCACCGTCGTCACGTCGTTCCGGTGCTCGTCCAGTCCCGTCGTCTCGATGTCGAAGAACAGCGTCTCGTCACGGAAGTTCTCGTACAGCCGCCAGCGCTCGTCGCTCGGGAACTGCTCGCCGAAGAACCGCGAGTCGCCGTCATCCAGTCGCTCGCGGGCGTCCGCGAGGAACGACTCGATGCGGTCCGCGGTCGTCTCCCCGAGCCCGCGCGTCGACGACACCCGCGACCGCTCGAACTCGTCCCAGTGCGTGACGCCCTCGCGCCACAGGTTCCGCTCCGTCTTCTCGCCCACCCCACGCACGCCGATGAAGCTGTTCTCCAGTCGCACGAGCAAGCCTTCGTCGGGTTCGGTCAAAAGCCCTCGCTTCCGCCGCCGTCGACCAGGCGCCCGTCCGTGACCGCAGGGGTCCTGGCCCCGGCGGGACGGCAGTACGGCGACGCCGTCAATCCAGGCCTTCGAACTCGCGTACTCGCTCGTGGTACCGGTCCGGGAGCTCGACGGCCTCCCGCGATTCACGGTCGTACGCCACCTGCACCGTCGACGCGGTCGCCGCCAGCTCGTCGGTCGCGTACACCTCGTACTCGAACGTGATGCTCTTCGTGCCGAGGTCCGCGACCGCGATGTGGACCGTCACGTGGTCGTCGTCCATCGTCACCGGCCGCAAGAAGTCGATCTCGAGGTTCGCGATCACCGCCTCGATCTCCACGTCACCCAGTACGTCCTGCAGGTACTCGACGCGCGCCTCCTCGAGGTACGTCGCGTAAATGGCGTTGTTCACGTGCCCGAGCGCGTCCACGTCTTGATAGCGGACGTCCACCTCGACCGCGTACGACTTGTCGTCCATACCGTCCAATGCGCCGACGCCGACCCTCGGTCTTTCGGTCTCGACAAGACGAACGGTCGGCCCGCCAACCCCCGGCCGATACGGGTATATGGCCGCGTACGGCCGTCAGTCGTCGTCCTTCGAGAGGTAGAGCGTCCGGTCGATGATCTGGACGGCGGCGTCCGCCCACGCGTCGACCGCGGCCCCGTTCGC is part of the Halorubellus sp. JP-L1 genome and harbors:
- a CDS encoding cytochrome P450; translated protein: MRSRSRPGGEASDGDGVTDGDGTADGNAAVGDDTADTSTGERRRPLDAAATRGERAKPPYVDELPVVGKVVQLMRHTNEFYEEVGYGYDADVVAYSVNRTDAVMVTHPEYVQQVLVEEDADYRKGKVLSRAFDGLAPNGLVASEGEQWTRDRALVQPAFYRERIETYADAMVDETERTTDAWAEADVVRVDTDLKDLTLRIIARTMFGTDLSGDGAVIRDAAEVILERLQPTNPSSFLPPWVPTPTNRRFLRTMRDLRDVMDDLADERRASDDTGDDLLSMLVDAEYADGSTMDREVLQDHLVTFVFAGHETTALLLTWALWLLANDRDAQSRVHDELDEVLDGDAPTAEAVADAEYLENVVDETTRLRPPAYNMFRETKRDVEIGPYEVPEGTVVTTPQWVVHRDERWFDDPREFDPARWTQETREALPEYAHYPFGGGPRSCIGNRFATLEAKLALATILDRFAVEPVTDEVDVSFSATLQPDRPVELAFTER
- a CDS encoding ribonuclease H-like domain-containing protein, coding for MRLENSFIGVRGVGEKTERNLWREGVTHWDEFERSRVSSTRGLGETTADRIESFLADARERLDDGDSRFFGEQFPSDERWRLYENFRDETLFFDIETTGLDEHRNDVTTVSFHMDGETETLVRGQDLTAERVREQFDAASMVASFNGARFDVPFLEAELGVTPDVPHLDLMYPCKRVDLTGGLKRIEREIGLERDQPDISGRDAVRLWHQYQDGDERALETLVEYNRDDTRNLRVLADEVVTRLDDHVRPSDFEALSNA
- a CDS encoding thioesterase family protein yields the protein MDDKSYAVEVDVRYQDVDALGHVNNAIYATYLEEARVEYLQDVLGDVEIEAVIANLEIDFLRPVTMDDDHVTVHIAVADLGTKSITFEYEVYATDELAATASTVQVAYDRESREAVELPDRYHERVREFEGLD